The following are from one region of the Sulfurimonas crateris genome:
- a CDS encoding YgaP family membrane protein, which yields MNYDKIRKNCRVIRIVAGVALIATGFITGNAWFYLGVLPLIAGIANFCPLCIISKKCSIK from the coding sequence ATGAATTACGACAAAATTAGAAAAAACTGTAGAGTTATCAGAATAGTAGCGGGCGTAGCGCTTATTGCAACAGGTTTTATTACGGGCAATGCGTGGTTCTATCTAGGTGTTTTACCTCTTATTGCAGGTATTGCAAATTTCTGTCCGCTCTGCATTATCTCCAAAAAGTGCTCTATCAAATAG
- a CDS encoding FAD-dependent oxidoreductase, whose protein sequence is MAISRREALALSGLALASSTLSANPESKSKKESNSDSRTNYKAPLHETKNPRVVVVGGGWSGLSVAKYTKIFAPSADVILVEQKNQFISCPVSNLWLVDKVDIEYLTHDYLQAARNNNYIYFQATAIDLDKENQILKTSNGDIAYDYLVFAPGIDYDYSRWTNDIAFENRLRHEYPAGFMPGSEHITLKNKIKNFKGGNFILTVPAGNYRCLPAPYERACVIADYFKQKKLNAKVILLDANNSITIKEQGFKSAFDELYADYLEYVPAAKIAEIDLDNKVVYTEFEEFEFEDAAFYPQVRGAKILERVGLAKDAKNKLEAHINQLTYEAIDAKNVYITGDSRPMGFSKSGNTSNIEGKYVASHIAQKINKSAPVKWRTPITSCFSAVSIEPERAIYIYTEYAYDKNIVFSFANTISSEDWKKDGAVNAESIYDWADALYSDMFDA, encoded by the coding sequence ATGGCAATTTCAAGAAGAGAAGCTTTAGCACTCTCGGGCCTAGCACTTGCTTCTTCTACGCTTAGCGCTAATCCTGAATCTAAATCAAAAAAAGAGTCAAATAGCGACTCACGCACAAACTATAAAGCTCCGCTGCATGAAACTAAAAACCCTAGAGTCGTCGTTGTAGGCGGCGGATGGTCGGGACTCTCAGTTGCAAAATATACAAAAATATTTGCGCCTAGTGCAGATGTGATCTTGGTTGAACAAAAGAACCAGTTTATCTCTTGCCCTGTCAGCAATCTATGGCTTGTAGACAAGGTTGACATAGAGTACTTAACGCATGACTATCTTCAAGCGGCAAGAAATAACAACTACATCTACTTTCAAGCAACCGCTATTGACCTTGATAAAGAGAATCAGATATTAAAGACAAGCAATGGAGATATAGCCTACGACTACCTAGTCTTTGCTCCGGGCATTGACTACGACTACTCTCGCTGGACAAATGACATTGCATTTGAAAACAGACTTCGCCACGAATATCCTGCTGGTTTTATGCCTGGATCTGAGCATATAACCCTAAAAAACAAGATAAAAAACTTCAAAGGCGGCAATTTTATCCTCACGGTTCCTGCAGGAAACTACAGATGTCTTCCCGCTCCCTATGAGAGAGCATGCGTCATAGCCGACTACTTCAAACAGAAAAAACTAAATGCAAAAGTTATCCTGCTTGACGCAAACAACTCCATCACCATTAAAGAGCAGGGATTTAAATCAGCTTTTGATGAGCTTTACGCTGACTACTTGGAGTATGTACCTGCAGCAAAGATCGCAGAGATTGATCTTGACAACAAAGTAGTCTATACTGAATTTGAAGAGTTTGAGTTTGAAGATGCCGCTTTCTATCCTCAGGTAAGAGGTGCGAAGATATTAGAGCGTGTAGGACTTGCTAAAGATGCAAAAAACAAACTTGAAGCGCATATCAATCAACTGACATACGAGGCGATAGATGCAAAAAATGTTTACATTACCGGAGACTCCCGTCCAATGGGCTTCTCAAAATCCGGAAACACTTCAAACATTGAAGGTAAATATGTAGCTTCTCACATCGCGCAAAAGATCAACAAAAGCGCACCTGTAAAGTGGCGTACTCCTATTACAAGCTGTTTTTCGGCAGTCTCCATAGAGCCTGAAAGAGCTATCTACATCTATACTGAGTATGCTTACGATAAGAACATAGTCTTTAGTTTTGCAAATACCATAAGCAGCGAAGATTGGAAAAAAGATGGAGCTGTAAATGCAGAGTCCATCTACGACTGGGCAGATGCTCTCTACTCAGATATGTTTGATGCATAA
- a CDS encoding spermidine synthase — protein MRDFIYAEMMVHVPMCTSKEAKDVLIISDNAQKLSQEAARHGEANVKVVGCSLNEVSSLDDDNYDVVISEMGNDAALFSHLNRVLKKDGLLVTKHPSLESVEENKSLMSMLGKFFKIIMPYNIGDGTTALLASKEYHPTADINLQRADMIDGLSYYNSDIHPAAFAMGNYIRKEYLGIIKN, from the coding sequence ATGAGAGATTTTATTTACGCTGAAATGATGGTTCACGTACCTATGTGTACATCCAAAGAGGCAAAAGATGTTTTAATAATAAGCGACAATGCGCAAAAACTGAGTCAAGAGGCGGCAAGACACGGTGAGGCAAATGTAAAAGTTGTAGGATGCTCTCTCAATGAGGTCAGCTCTTTAGATGATGATAACTACGATGTAGTAATATCTGAGATGGGAAATGATGCTGCGCTCTTCTCTCACCTAAACCGCGTTTTGAAAAAAGATGGACTATTGGTGACAAAACACCCATCACTTGAGAGCGTAGAGGAGAACAAGAGTTTGATGAGCATGCTTGGGAAGTTTTTCAAGATCATTATGCCTTACAATATCGGGGATGGCACAACTGCTCTTCTTGCTTCAAAAGAGTATCATCCGACAGCCGATATAAATCTTCAGCGTGCAGATATGATCGATGGGCTTAGTTACTACAACAGCGATATTCACCCTGCGGCATTTGCGATGGGCAACTATATTCGTAAAGAGTATCTAGGGATCATCAAAAACTAA
- the coaE gene encoding dephospho-CoA kinase (Dephospho-CoA kinase (CoaE) performs the final step in coenzyme A biosynthesis.) → MAFKYAIALTGGIATGKSTVASLLALNGMRVIDADTISHEILDASSEWVRENFGDEFIEGSRVDRAKLGTLVFSDKEAKKKLEDFLHPKIRAEIERRSKKQDSFKFPYLIDIPLFFENGAYDIKESVVVYVPKDIQLERFMKRNGYSKEESLRRIESQMDIEEKRKRATWIIDNSKDLKHLQRECEEFVEKIKAKYLEKK, encoded by the coding sequence ATGGCGTTCAAGTATGCTATAGCACTCACGGGAGGGATCGCTACGGGCAAGAGTACCGTAGCGTCTCTGCTGGCACTAAACGGCATGAGGGTTATAGATGCAGACACCATATCTCACGAGATTCTGGACGCTTCATCTGAGTGGGTAAGAGAAAATTTCGGAGATGAGTTTATAGAGGGTTCAAGAGTAGACAGAGCAAAACTCGGAACTTTGGTTTTTTCCGATAAAGAGGCAAAGAAAAAACTAGAGGATTTTTTGCATCCAAAGATAAGAGCTGAGATAGAGCGAAGAAGCAAGAAGCAGGACAGCTTTAAATTTCCCTATCTCATCGATATTCCGCTCTTTTTTGAAAACGGCGCTTACGATATAAAAGAGAGCGTTGTCGTATATGTTCCAAAAGATATTCAGCTAGAGAGATTTATGAAGCGAAACGGCTACTCAAAAGAGGAGTCACTCAGACGAATAGAGTCTCAGATGGATATAGAGGAGAAGAGAAAAAGAGCGACTTGGATTATAGACAACTCAAAAGACTTAAAGCATCTTCAGCGGGAGTGTGAAGAGTTTGTAGAGAAGATAAAAGCCAAATATCTGGAGAAAAAATGA
- the dapF gene encoding diaminopimelate epimerase gives MIVSKYSANGNDFVIFHTFVKKDRHFLAKKLCHRQEGVGADGLIVLVPKDSKECEYDFEWQFYNSDGSEAEMCGNGSRACAHYAFANELAPSKMSFLTVAGVINAEVEASSDAKGGMVLSELTPPQILETNIEHNGKRWFKLNTGVPHLVHICDNIEFFDIAEARELRQKHNANVNIAFVDGKNLRVRTYERGVEDETLACGTGMAASFYIAYKEGLVSNNIEVYPKSGDTLYLGVNERSITFKGEVKRVFTAEV, from the coding sequence ATGATAGTTTCAAAATATAGCGCAAACGGAAATGATTTCGTAATTTTTCATACCTTTGTTAAAAAAGATAGACATTTTCTTGCAAAAAAGCTTTGCCACAGACAAGAGGGCGTAGGAGCTGATGGCTTGATAGTTCTTGTTCCAAAAGATTCTAAAGAGTGTGAGTATGACTTCGAGTGGCAGTTTTACAACTCTGATGGAAGCGAAGCGGAGATGTGCGGAAACGGCTCAAGAGCATGCGCTCACTATGCATTTGCAAATGAGCTTGCACCTAGTAAGATGAGCTTTTTGACAGTTGCGGGAGTCATAAATGCAGAGGTTGAGGCATCATCAGATGCAAAAGGCGGTATGGTCTTAAGTGAGCTTACTCCTCCTCAGATTTTAGAGACAAACATAGAGCACAACGGCAAAAGATGGTTCAAGTTAAATACCGGAGTACCGCATCTTGTGCATATCTGCGATAATATAGAGTTCTTTGACATAGCAGAGGCAAGAGAGTTAAGACAGAAACATAATGCAAATGTAAATATAGCTTTTGTAGATGGTAAAAATCTGCGTGTCAGAACCTATGAGCGCGGCGTGGAGGATGAGACTCTAGCATGCGGAACCGGAATGGCGGCATCTTTTTATATTGCTTATAAAGAGGGCTTGGTCTCAAATAACATCGAGGTCTATCCAAAAAGCGGCGATACTCTCTATCTTGGAGTAAATGAGAGAAGCATTACATTTAAGGGTGAAGTGAAAAGGGTGTTTACGGCAGAGGTTTAA
- the prfA gene encoding peptide chain release factor 1 — translation MLADRLTSFINRYNELGELLSSPDITSDIKRMTALSKEQSSLLPMVEKAKEYKALLAEIADAKAMLSDSDMFEMAKEELRSLEPKIPQLENDIKLLLLPKDPNDDRNIIVELRAGAGGDEAAIFVGNLFEAYTRYADLKGWKIEIMSSSPSDSGGYKEIIALIKGDQVYSRLKYEGGTHRVQRVPATESQGRVHTSAITVAVMPEVEDVEVQINENDLKIDVMRSSGCGGQSVNTTDSAVRITHLPTGLVVTNQDQKSQHKNREKAMKVLKARLYDLEMQEALAKDSANRSAQVGTGDRSGRIRTYNYPQNRMSDHRIGLTLYRLAEIMQGGLLDEIIEPLIADHQAKIVEAAGL, via the coding sequence ATGTTAGCCGATAGACTTACCTCGTTTATCAACCGTTATAACGAACTCGGCGAATTGCTGAGTTCGCCTGACATAACCTCTGATATCAAGAGGATGACCGCTCTCTCAAAAGAACAATCTTCACTTTTACCAATGGTAGAAAAGGCAAAAGAGTACAAAGCCCTGCTTGCTGAAATTGCAGATGCGAAAGCTATGCTTAGTGATTCGGATATGTTTGAGATGGCAAAAGAGGAGCTTAGATCCCTTGAGCCTAAAATTCCACAGCTTGAAAACGACATAAAGCTTCTGCTTCTTCCAAAAGACCCAAATGATGACAGAAATATCATCGTGGAGCTTCGTGCAGGAGCAGGCGGTGATGAAGCTGCCATCTTTGTAGGCAATCTTTTTGAAGCGTATACTCGTTATGCGGATCTTAAAGGGTGGAAAATTGAGATAATGAGTTCATCTCCTTCGGACTCAGGCGGGTATAAAGAGATAATTGCTCTTATTAAAGGCGATCAGGTCTATAGCAGGTTGAAATACGAAGGCGGCACACACCGCGTTCAGCGTGTTCCCGCAACTGAGTCACAGGGACGTGTACACACATCCGCGATCACGGTTGCGGTTATGCCGGAAGTTGAAGATGTCGAAGTTCAGATAAATGAAAATGATCTCAAAATCGACGTTATGCGTTCAAGCGGATGTGGTGGTCAAAGTGTTAACACGACAGATTCTGCTGTTAGGATCACCCACTTGCCCACAGGGCTTGTTGTAACAAACCAAGACCAAAAATCGCAGCACAAAAACAGAGAAAAAGCTATGAAGGTACTAAAAGCAAGACTTTATGACCTTGAGATGCAAGAAGCGCTTGCAAAAGATAGCGCAAACCGTTCTGCTCAGGTTGGAACGGGAGATAGAAGCGGAAGAATTAGAACATACAACTATCCGCAAAATCGTATGTCCGACCACAGAATAGGTTTGACACTCTACAGACTTGCAGAGATCATGCAGGGCGGTCTTCTAGACGAGATCATAGAACCGCTTATTGCAGACCATCAAGCAAAAATAGTTGAGGCGGCAGGTCTTTAA
- the rpsT gene encoding 30S ribosomal protein S20, with protein MANHKSSIKRIRQTIVRTERNRFYRTRLKNIVKDVRSAITAGNKEEAASAMNVANKQIQKFVSKGILKKETAARKISRLHRAVNAI; from the coding sequence ATGGCAAATCACAAGTCATCAATTAAGAGAATTCGCCAAACAATCGTTCGTACTGAGCGTAATCGTTTTTACAGAACTCGTCTTAAAAACATTGTAAAAGATGTTCGTTCTGCAATAACTGCAGGTAACAAAGAAGAAGCCGCGTCGGCAATGAACGTAGCAAACAAACAAATTCAAAAATTTGTAAGCAAAGGTATCTTAAAAAAAGAGACTGCTGCTAGAAAGATTAGTCGTCTACACAGAGCTGTAAACGCTATATAA
- the glmM gene encoding phosphoglucosamine mutase, which translates to MKLFGTDGVRGEAGTFLTAELAMKVAMAAGIYFKAHSKTNKILIGKDTRRSGYMIENAIVSGLTAIGYDVVQIGPMPTPAIAYITENMRCDAGIMISASHNSYEDNGIKFFDGCGDKLSHSVEEEIEKIYHNSELLQDAHVRGKEIGKAKRIDDVIGRYIVQLKNSFPRELSLKDMRIVLDTANGAGYIVGPTVLEELGAEVIVLHNKPDGFNINEGCGALHTKDLCESVIKYRADLGIALDGDADRVVIVDENGEVVDGDQLLGALGAYMSERGALKGGGVVSTVMSNKALEDFMGENGLKLLRSDVGDKNVLELMKQEKINFGGEQSGHVIISDFAKTGDGLVCALQVLALLLETKQKASKALRPFKLYPQKLVNINVKVKKPIGEIEGLESKLEELEKDGVHHLIRYSGTENKLRVLLECKDAKNMNHRMDEMVEFFQKALNA; encoded by the coding sequence ATGAAACTGTTTGGAACTGATGGAGTAAGAGGAGAGGCCGGTACTTTTTTAACGGCGGAACTTGCTATGAAAGTAGCTATGGCTGCGGGGATTTATTTTAAGGCACACTCAAAGACCAATAAGATACTAATTGGAAAAGATACGCGTAGAAGCGGCTATATGATTGAAAATGCGATCGTGAGCGGACTTACTGCTATAGGGTATGACGTTGTTCAGATCGGTCCGATGCCAACACCCGCTATTGCCTACATAACTGAAAATATGCGTTGTGATGCAGGAATAATGATAAGTGCTTCGCATAATTCTTACGAAGATAACGGGATCAAATTTTTTGACGGCTGCGGAGATAAACTCTCTCACAGTGTCGAAGAGGAGATCGAGAAGATCTACCACAATAGTGAACTTCTTCAAGATGCTCATGTAAGAGGCAAAGAGATAGGAAAGGCAAAGAGAATCGATGACGTGATAGGGCGTTACATAGTTCAGCTCAAAAACTCTTTTCCAAGAGAGCTCTCCCTAAAAGATATGAGAATAGTTCTTGACACTGCAAACGGAGCAGGTTATATCGTAGGGCCGACCGTTCTTGAGGAGCTAGGTGCCGAAGTCATTGTTCTTCACAATAAGCCTGACGGTTTTAACATAAACGAGGGGTGCGGCGCACTTCATACAAAAGATCTGTGTGAGAGCGTTATAAAGTATAGAGCTGATCTTGGTATCGCGCTTGACGGGGATGCAGACAGAGTCGTCATAGTCGATGAAAACGGTGAGGTCGTAGACGGAGATCAGCTCTTGGGCGCTCTTGGAGCCTATATGAGCGAGAGAGGAGCTCTAAAAGGGGGCGGAGTCGTCTCAACGGTAATGAGCAATAAAGCCTTGGAAGATTTTATGGGCGAAAATGGGTTGAAACTTCTGCGTTCCGACGTAGGCGATAAAAATGTTTTAGAGCTTATGAAACAGGAGAAGATCAACTTTGGCGGCGAGCAGAGCGGACATGTAATAATCAGCGATTTTGCAAAAACAGGAGACGGTCTTGTCTGCGCGCTTCAAGTACTTGCACTTCTTTTAGAGACTAAACAGAAGGCTTCAAAAGCGCTTCGACCTTTTAAGCTGTATCCGCAAAAACTGGTAAATATAAACGTAAAAGTTAAAAAACCTATCGGCGAGATAGAAGGGCTTGAGAGCAAACTGGAGGAGTTAGAGAAAGATGGCGTGCATCATCTTATACGCTACTCGGGAACCGAGAACAAACTGAGAGTTCTTCTGGAGTGCAAAGATGCTAAAAATATGAACCACCGTATGGACGAGATGGTAGAGTTTTTTCAAAAAGCTTTAAATGCATAA
- the lspA gene encoding signal peptidase II gives MHNRMIRLLGILFFTMAGIFVIDQNIKSLFVDGWRYYGECIDLILVYNKGVAFSMFAFLDGALKYIQLVLILGVFGYIIYLKQLCYAFPAGLLLGGAVSNIYDRFIHGGVVDMVYWHCGFDFAVFNFADVVIDIAVVWILVLNFKPKLCKMDSKDI, from the coding sequence ATGCATAATAGAATGATTCGCCTGCTTGGCATACTTTTTTTTACGATGGCTGGCATCTTTGTAATTGACCAAAATATAAAGTCGCTTTTTGTTGACGGCTGGAGATACTACGGTGAGTGTATCGACCTTATTTTAGTCTATAACAAGGGTGTCGCATTTTCAATGTTCGCATTTTTGGACGGAGCACTCAAGTATATTCAGCTCGTTCTTATTTTAGGAGTTTTTGGGTATATCATCTATCTAAAACAGCTATGTTACGCTTTTCCTGCAGGATTGCTTTTAGGCGGCGCAGTTTCAAATATATATGACAGATTTATTCACGGCGGAGTAGTAGATATGGTCTACTGGCACTGCGGATTTGACTTTGCCGTTTTCAATTTCGCAGATGTTGTGATCGACATAGCCGTCGTCTGGATACTGGTACTGAACTTTAAACCAAAACTTTGCAAAATGGACTCTAAAGATATATAA
- the tig gene encoding trigger factor, which translates to MKIKTNKINSANAQIEAQIPKETIDANVEKIAKNLTKTASVQGFRKGKVPVAVVKKQYGERLVQDAEAEALREVLNRGLDELKVTMDALIGEPNISNFVKNADSIEVTVKVAMRPEINLDNYKDMVESFEKPAITDEQVTERLEKIADAQGKFVDLKRKRAAKKGDSAIIDFEGSIDGELFEGGAAKEFALVLGSGQFIPGFEDQVIGMKIAEEKVVKVTFPESYGSDKLAGKDAEFKVTLHNIQEKAKVEIDDAFAEKILAGQDDKSLDNLKNQIKAQLENEALAKLYNEDLKPALLETFVTKFDFDLPEFVVEQEIDVSLNKKASTMSEDEIKELREDAAKLESLRETFREDAQRSVKATFIIDALATAESVKVDENEVMQTIYYEAMQMGQDPRMAYDKYKEAGYLPAIQMSMVEDKVLTQILNSKIKEA; encoded by the coding sequence ATGAAAATCAAAACTAATAAGATCAATAGCGCAAACGCTCAAATAGAAGCCCAAATTCCAAAAGAGACGATAGACGCAAATGTAGAAAAGATAGCTAAAAACTTAACAAAAACTGCTTCTGTTCAGGGCTTTAGAAAGGGCAAAGTTCCTGTGGCCGTAGTTAAAAAGCAGTATGGAGAGCGTCTGGTTCAAGATGCTGAAGCTGAAGCGTTGCGTGAGGTTTTAAACAGAGGACTTGATGAACTTAAGGTGACTATGGATGCGCTGATAGGCGAGCCAAATATTTCAAACTTTGTAAAAAATGCTGACAGTATCGAAGTAACGGTTAAAGTTGCTATGAGACCTGAGATCAATCTTGATAACTACAAAGATATGGTTGAGAGTTTTGAGAAGCCTGCCATAACTGATGAGCAGGTAACTGAGAGATTGGAAAAAATAGCCGACGCTCAAGGAAAATTTGTTGACCTAAAGAGAAAAAGAGCGGCAAAAAAAGGTGACAGCGCGATTATTGATTTTGAAGGCTCGATTGACGGAGAACTTTTTGAGGGCGGAGCTGCAAAAGAGTTTGCCCTTGTTCTTGGCTCGGGTCAATTCATACCCGGTTTTGAGGATCAGGTTATCGGAATGAAGATCGCTGAAGAGAAGGTTGTAAAAGTTACTTTCCCTGAGAGCTACGGCTCTGACAAGCTTGCAGGCAAGGATGCTGAGTTTAAAGTAACACTGCATAATATTCAAGAGAAAGCAAAAGTAGAGATCGATGATGCATTTGCTGAGAAAATCCTTGCAGGACAAGATGACAAAAGCTTAGATAACTTGAAAAACCAGATAAAAGCTCAGTTGGAAAACGAAGCACTGGCAAAGCTATATAACGAGGATTTAAAGCCTGCGTTGTTGGAGACTTTTGTGACTAAGTTTGATTTTGATCTTCCTGAGTTTGTGGTTGAACAGGAGATCGATGTATCTCTTAACAAAAAAGCAAGCACGATGAGCGAAGATGAGATAAAAGAGCTTCGTGAAGATGCTGCTAAGCTTGAATCACTTCGTGAGACTTTCCGTGAAGATGCACAAAGAAGCGTAAAAGCTACATTTATTATTGACGCACTTGCAACTGCTGAGAGCGTAAAAGTAGATGAGAATGAAGTGATGCAGACAATATACTACGAAGCGATGCAGATGGGACAAGATCCTAGAATGGCATATGACAAGTATAAAGAGGCTGGATATTTACCTGCTATTCAGATGTCAATGGTTGAGGATAAGGTGCTTACACAGATCCTTAACTCAAAGATAAAAGAAGCATAA
- the clpP gene encoding ATP-dependent Clp endopeptidase proteolytic subunit ClpP, with protein MSYVPYVVEKTARGERSYDIYSRLLKDRIIMLSGEVNDAVASSIVAQMLFLEAEDPEKDIYFYINSPGGVVTAGMAIYDTMNYIRPDVTTICVGQAASMGAFLLSSGAKGKRYALPHARIMIHQPLGGAQGQATDIAIQAKEILRMKEELNDILAKNTGQDIKKVEKDTDRDNFMSAKESKSYGIIDEVLLKKSKD; from the coding sequence ATGAGTTATGTTCCTTACGTAGTTGAAAAAACGGCACGCGGCGAGCGCTCTTACGATATATACTCCCGTCTTTTAAAAGATAGAATCATTATGCTAAGCGGCGAGGTAAATGATGCAGTCGCTTCATCGATAGTTGCTCAGATGTTATTTTTGGAAGCTGAAGATCCTGAGAAAGATATCTACTTCTATATCAACTCTCCTGGTGGCGTAGTTACAGCAGGTATGGCGATATATGACACTATGAACTATATTCGCCCGGATGTAACGACGATATGTGTAGGACAAGCCGCATCAATGGGAGCATTCTTGCTCTCAAGCGGAGCAAAAGGGAAGAGATATGCGCTTCCTCATGCAAGAATTATGATCCATCAACCTCTTGGAGGAGCACAAGGACAGGCTACCGATATAGCTATTCAGGCAAAAGAGATCCTTAGAATGAAAGAGGAACTCAATGATATTTTGGCGAAAAACACAGGTCAAGATATTAAAAAAGTTGAAAAAGATACCGATAGAGATAACTTTATGAGCGCTAAAGAGTCAAAGTCATATGGTATCATCGACGAAGTGTTGTTGAAAAAAAGTAAAGATTAG
- a CDS encoding GGDEF domain-containing protein, which translates to MSGALRSRRRSTTDAKPSAAVTDKEIMHEPEGELEAYSKEVLNALMKDGLPPTPNNFSLYFDRLLEDKSQNTRNHIVSVLELEESNEDENSIMLEQSLKQGFSSIKNILGVTANLYKNMSLMTKILDKRRQELEASSESQAVRGVAASLESDISKLNAILKKQSGTIKSTYDDTAKIIKNVENETIFDNQYGVYNKRYLMTKIEQEIELIKKFKHKSSLIMIELARDLKASVNNEKAIMLMTKTVARLLLKTSRRSDTVAHYGNGVFTMLLKHTDIESAKKASERLCELVSNSNFFLADREIQLKISIGITDVTENHSVEEIIVSSMDGVEKAYENPNMDYAVLLRNS; encoded by the coding sequence ATGTCAGGAGCTTTAAGAAGTAGACGCCGTAGCACTACGGATGCTAAACCATCCGCAGCGGTAACGGACAAAGAGATAATGCATGAACCTGAAGGAGAATTGGAAGCGTATTCAAAAGAGGTTTTAAATGCGTTGATGAAGGATGGCTTGCCGCCGACCCCAAACAACTTCTCTCTCTATTTTGACAGACTGCTTGAAGATAAAAGTCAAAATACTCGTAACCATATAGTCTCAGTTCTTGAGCTCGAAGAGAGCAACGAGGATGAGAACTCTATTATGCTGGAGCAGAGCCTTAAACAGGGCTTTTCATCAATAAAGAATATTTTAGGTGTTACGGCGAATCTATATAAAAATATGTCACTGATGACTAAGATACTGGATAAAAGAAGACAAGAGCTTGAAGCGAGTTCTGAGAGTCAAGCCGTTAGAGGCGTAGCTGCATCTCTAGAGTCTGACATATCAAAGCTTAATGCTATTTTGAAAAAGCAGAGCGGTACAATAAAGAGTACCTACGATGATACTGCCAAGATAATAAAAAATGTCGAGAATGAGACTATTTTTGATAATCAGTATGGCGTTTATAACAAACGTTACCTTATGACAAAAATTGAGCAGGAGATCGAACTTATCAAAAAGTTCAAGCATAAAAGTTCTCTTATTATGATAGAACTCGCACGTGATCTAAAGGCAAGTGTCAATAATGAAAAAGCTATTATGCTTATGACAAAAACGGTCGCAAGACTTCTTCTAAAGACTTCAAGAAGAAGCGATACTGTAGCTCACTACGGCAACGGCGTATTTACTATGCTTTTAAAACATACTGATATAGAGAGTGCAAAAAAAGCGAGTGAGAGATTGTGCGAGCTTGTCTCAAACTCAAACTTCTTTTTGGCAGACCGTGAGATACAGCTGAAAATATCAATCGGTATTACAGATGTTACTGAAAATCACTCTGTTGAGGAGATCATCGTAAGCTCAATGGACGGCGTTGAGAAGGCGTATGAAAACCCTAATATGGACTATGCGGTTCTGCTTAGAAACAGCTAA
- the def gene encoding peptide deformylase gives MKLTIVEYPDKRLKEKSKSIEKFDKELHKLLDAMYETMVGSNGIGLAAIQVGHAKRALILNIPDEDDEQSIDTLIEMINPIITQTSGVTTYQEGCLSVPSFYEDVERHENITVNYQDRDGNTKIIEADGLLSIAIQHEMDHLEGILFIDKLSYSRRKKFEKEYKRMQKEKKLSKS, from the coding sequence ATGAAGTTAACAATAGTAGAATACCCGGATAAGAGACTAAAAGAGAAGTCTAAAAGTATAGAAAAGTTTGATAAAGAGCTTCACAAACTCTTAGATGCAATGTACGAAACCATGGTAGGCTCCAACGGAATTGGCCTTGCAGCGATTCAAGTCGGACATGCCAAAAGAGCTCTGATCTTAAATATTCCCGATGAAGATGATGAGCAATCAATCGATACACTTATAGAGATGATAAACCCGATTATTACTCAAACAAGCGGGGTGACGACATACCAAGAGGGGTGCCTTAGCGTTCCTAGTTTTTATGAAGATGTCGAGAGACATGAGAATATAACTGTCAACTATCAAGACAGAGACGGAAATACAAAGATCATAGAAGCAGACGGACTCTTAAGCATTGCAATTCAACACGAGATGGACCACTTAGAGGGCATTTTGTTTATAGACAAGCTCTCATACTCAAGAAGAAAGAAGTTCGAAAAAGAGTATAAGAGAATGCAAAAAGAGAAAAAACTCTCCAAATCCTAA